A genomic window from Peromyscus maniculatus bairdii isolate BWxNUB_F1_BW_parent chromosome 1, HU_Pman_BW_mat_3.1, whole genome shotgun sequence includes:
- the LOC102925680 gene encoding olfactory receptor 52Z1P-like — MTMSSNHTNLRDIWYTMIGIPGLEYAHIWLSIPICSMYIVALAGNTLLIFLISTDHSLHEPMYLFLSMLALADIILSTVTTPKVLAIFWFRAGGISFASCVAQMFFLHFMFVTESAILLAMAFDRYVAICFPLRYTTILTPSVIGRMGLASVTRSFLICFPLVFLVYRLTYCGRNIIRHSYCEHMGIARLACDNIKVNIYYGMTVPLFSIGLDIVLIIISYTLILHSVFRIPSRDARLKALGTCGSHVCVILLFYTPSLFTFFAHRFGGHSIPRHMHILFANLNVVVPPTLNPIIYGVKTKQIQERIFQMFSFSKAYF; from the coding sequence atgaCAATGTCTTCAAATCACACCAACCTCAGAGACATCTGGTATACCATGATTGGGATTCCAGGACTAGAATATGCACACATTTGGCTCTCTATCCCCATTTGTTCAATGTATATAGTGGCCCTTGCAGGCAATACCCTATTAATATTCCTGATCTCCACTGATCACAGTCTTCATGAACCGATGTACCTTTTCCTCTCTATGTTGGCCCTGGCTGATATCATTCTATCCACAGTGACCACACCAAAGGTTCTTGCAATCTTCTGGTTTCGAGCTGGAGGCATTTCTTTTGCTAGCTGTGTGGCTCAGATGTTTTTTCTCCACTTTATGTTTGTGACAGAGTCTGCCATACTTCTGGCTATGGCATTTGACCGTTATGTCGCCATCTGCTTTCCACTAAGGTACACCACCATTTTAACCCCATCAGTCATTGGCAGAATGGGCCTGGCATCTGTGACTAGAAGCTtcctcatctgtttccccttggTCTTTCTTGTTTATCGGCTCACCTACTGTGGGAGAAACATCATTCGGCACTCATACTGTGAACACATGGGCATTGCTAGGTTGGCCTGTGACAACATCAAAGTCAATATTTACTATGGAATGACTGTACCTTTATTTTCCATAGGCTTGGACATTGTGCTTATCATCATCTCTTACACCCTTATACTTCATTCAGTATTTAGAATTCCTTCTCGAGATGCCCGACTCAAGGCTCTGGGTACATGCGGCTCCCATGTCTGTGTCATCCTTCTGTTCTATACACCTTCTCTCTTTACCTTTTTTGCTCACCGTTTTGGGGGCCACAGCATACCACGTCACATGCACATTCTCTTTGCTAATCTCAATGTGGTGGTACCTCCTACCCTCAACCCCATCATTTATGGAGTGAAGACGAAGCAAATTCAAGAGAGGATTTTCCAGATGTTTTCTTTCAGTAAGGCATATTTTTGA